The following coding sequences are from one Acidobacteriota bacterium window:
- a CDS encoding aldehyde dehydrogenase family protein has protein sequence MRVVNPTTEESSEIPETPVGDIPRQLGLARETAEPWGLMPAAERAAVLLPLADALEANEEGLARLMAEDMGKPLATGRKEALRTAGGIRYLCRTAPEWLAPEVTDAGPEAGYTEFAPLGVVGVITPWNGPLWLSTVSLLSALLPGNGALYKPSEHSLRTGLALARHIRELPGLPAGLVQLVVGGKDHGRAVVESDVSMVALVGSTAAGKEIMKACAAGLKRVSLELGGLDAAIVLRDADIPAVARRIVRIHCANSGQICCSIKRVYVERPAYSRFLEEAAAEAGRVRVGDPKGDVDMGPLAGAFQLEKVEAALADAVRRGARVLTGGRRLPRRGFFFPPTVLADVGPEMDLMNHEPFGPLLPVAPVDDWAEAVRLANATRYGLTASIWTNDVALARAIASRLDVGVVGWNAHGVPPLGAPWGGARESGIGRTRSREGLREFSNVRFVRIPAV, from the coding sequence ATGCGCGTCGTCAACCCCACCACCGAAGAAAGCTCAGAAATCCCCGAAACCCCCGTGGGCGACATCCCCCGGCAGCTCGGGCTCGCCCGGGAAACCGCGGAACCCTGGGGCCTCATGCCGGCGGCCGAACGCGCCGCGGTGCTGCTGCCGCTGGCGGACGCCCTGGAGGCGAACGAGGAGGGGCTGGCCCGGCTGATGGCCGAAGACATGGGCAAGCCGCTGGCCACCGGGCGCAAGGAGGCCCTGCGCACGGCCGGGGGGATCCGCTACCTGTGCCGGACGGCTCCGGAGTGGCTGGCGCCCGAGGTCACGGACGCGGGACCCGAAGCGGGTTACACGGAGTTCGCCCCGCTGGGGGTGGTGGGCGTCATCACCCCCTGGAACGGCCCCCTCTGGCTGTCGACCGTCAGCCTCCTCTCCGCCCTCCTCCCCGGCAACGGGGCGCTCTACAAGCCCTCCGAACACAGCCTGCGCACCGGGTTGGCGCTCGCCCGCCATATCCGGGAGCTTCCCGGGCTCCCCGCCGGGCTGGTCCAGCTGGTCGTGGGGGGGAAGGACCACGGCCGCGCCGTAGTGGAGTCCGATGTGTCGATGGTGGCCCTGGTCGGGTCGACGGCCGCGGGAAAGGAGATCATGAAGGCATGCGCCGCCGGGCTCAAGCGGGTGTCGCTCGAGCTCGGGGGGCTCGATGCGGCGATCGTGCTGCGGGACGCCGATATCCCCGCCGTCGCCAGGAGGATCGTGCGCATCCACTGCGCCAACAGCGGCCAGATCTGCTGCTCCATCAAGCGGGTCTACGTGGAGCGCCCGGCTTATTCCCGCTTCCTCGAGGAGGCGGCGGCGGAAGCGGGAAGGGTGCGGGTCGGGGATCCGAAGGGCGACGTGGACATGGGGCCGCTGGCCGGGGCGTTCCAGCTCGAGAAGGTGGAGGCCGCCCTGGCCGACGCCGTCCGCAGGGGGGCCCGGGTGCTCACCGGGGGGCGGCGCCTCCCGCGCCGCGGTTTCTTCTTCCCCCCCACGGTCCTTGCCGACGTCGGCCCCGAAATGGACCTCATGAACCACGAGCCCTTCGGGCCCCTGCTGCCGGTCGCCCCGGTGGACGACTGGGCCGAGGCGGTGCGCCTGGCCAACGCCACCCGGTACGGGCTGACCGCCTCGATCTGGACGAACGACGTCGCCCTGGCGCGCGCCATCGCCTCCCGGCTCGACGTCGGCGTGGTGGGGTGGAACGCCCACGGCGTCCCCCCGCTGGGCGCCCCGTGGGGAGGGGCCAGGGAGAGCGGCATCGGGCGCACCCGCTCCCGGGAAGGGCTGCGGGAATTCTCGAACGTCAGGTTCGTGAGGATTCCGGCGGTCTGA
- the argA gene encoding amino-acid N-acetyltransferase, translating to MGKNSLKEQVEIIRQAFGYIERFKGETFVIRISSELIASPFIPVLLKDLVLLHRMGIRIILVPGARSRIDEVLATYGVACRRLGGIRISPPESIPFIQMAAFDVSNRIMTVLAEFGANAVIGNWVRARSIGVRDGVDYQSAGIVDKLQTDVLVKVLDEGMIPIFPNIGWSARGTPYNLSSNELAATISVLLKASKLFFLTNRRTLSADAYTVPDEVPVAEDGTITQMTVDMAGTFVDLNAGKKEDFLLTLVDLAFSACRDGVHRVHIIDGAADGMILKEIFSNRGLGTMIYSNQHENIRRMTRTDVPAVLRLMQPAIEDAVLVPRTAADLEEKVDNYCVYEVDGTLHGCAALEVFPDRQGEICAVVVDDTYAGMGIGRKMIEYLIDRASALRLKAVFVLTTRTSDWFQQLGFVPATVENLPPQRRRSYDRKRQSRIYRKTLSRRRSKLL from the coding sequence ATGGGCAAGAACAGTCTGAAAGAGCAGGTCGAGATAATCCGGCAGGCTTTCGGCTACATCGAGCGGTTCAAGGGCGAGACCTTTGTCATCCGGATCTCCAGCGAACTCATCGCCAGTCCCTTCATCCCGGTGCTCCTGAAGGACCTGGTGCTCCTTCACCGCATGGGGATCAGGATCATCCTCGTTCCCGGGGCGCGGAGCAGGATCGACGAGGTGCTGGCCACCTACGGGGTGGCGTGCCGCCGCCTCGGCGGGATACGCATATCCCCGCCCGAATCGATCCCCTTCATCCAGATGGCGGCCTTCGACGTTTCCAACAGGATCATGACCGTGCTGGCGGAATTCGGCGCCAACGCCGTGATCGGCAACTGGGTGCGGGCGCGCAGCATCGGAGTCCGGGACGGGGTCGATTACCAGAGCGCCGGGATCGTCGACAAGCTCCAGACCGACGTCCTGGTGAAGGTCCTCGATGAGGGGATGATACCGATCTTCCCCAACATCGGGTGGAGCGCCCGGGGAACACCCTACAACCTCTCCTCCAATGAACTGGCCGCCACCATCAGCGTCCTGCTCAAGGCGTCCAAGCTCTTCTTCCTTACCAACCGCCGCACCCTGTCCGCGGACGCCTACACCGTTCCCGACGAGGTGCCCGTGGCGGAAGACGGGACCATCACCCAGATGACCGTGGATATGGCCGGGACCTTCGTCGATCTCAATGCCGGCAAGAAGGAGGATTTTCTCCTGACGCTGGTGGACCTGGCCTTCAGCGCCTGCCGCGACGGCGTCCACCGGGTCCACATCATCGACGGGGCCGCCGACGGGATGATCCTCAAGGAGATCTTCTCCAACCGAGGGCTCGGGACGATGATCTACTCCAACCAGCACGAAAACATCCGGCGCATGACGCGGACCGATGTCCCGGCCGTGCTCCGCCTCATGCAACCCGCCATCGAGGACGCCGTCCTGGTCCCGAGGACCGCGGCCGACCTCGAGGAGAAGGTGGACAACTACTGCGTGTACGAGGTCGACGGCACCCTGCACGGCTGCGCCGCACTCGAGGTTTTCCCGGACCGCCAGGGGGAAATCTGCGCCGTCGTTGTGGATGACACCTACGCCGGCATGGGAATCGGGCGGAAGATGATCGAGTACCTCATAGACCGGGCGTCGGCCTTGCGCCTGAAAGCGGTGTTCGTCCTGACGACCCGGACTTCCGACTGGTTCCAGCAGCTGGGCTTCGTCCCCGCGACGGTGGAGAATCTGCCCCCGCAGCGCCGCAGGAGTTACGACAGGAAGCGGCAGTCCCGGATATACAGGAAGACGCTCTCCCGCCGCAGGTCGAAGCTCCTCTAG
- the miaA gene encoding tRNA (adenosine(37)-N6)-dimethylallyltransferase MiaA, protein MASPSRNCLVICGPTASGKTALGVALALEFGGEILSADSRQVYRGMDIGTGKDLDEYDTPRGAVPYHLIDIRAPGEIYTLHHYQRDFYAAFRDIRARARLPVVVGGTGLYIEAVLRRYRIPNVPEDPELREGLMRAGADDLLLRLRELDPALYRSTDRSSKKRVVRALEVALYARGHEIEWGDENPPPIEPLVLAVRWPRHELRARIDRRLGERLAGGMIDEVERILRSGIRRDRFDLFGMEYRHVAAYLDGTVSRREMEQNLRRAIHQLAKRQETWFRGMERRGIPLYWIDRADAARAADIVRKSGAQSS, encoded by the coding sequence ATGGCTTCACCGTCCAGGAACTGCCTCGTCATCTGCGGCCCCACCGCATCCGGGAAGACGGCCCTGGGCGTCGCCCTGGCCCTGGAATTCGGGGGCGAAATCCTCTCGGCCGACTCCCGGCAGGTCTACCGGGGGATGGACATCGGGACCGGAAAAGACCTCGACGAATACGACACCCCCCGCGGAGCCGTTCCCTATCACCTGATCGACATCCGCGCGCCGGGGGAGATCTACACCCTCCACCATTACCAGCGCGACTTTTATGCCGCCTTCCGCGACATCCGCGCGAGGGCCCGCCTCCCGGTCGTGGTCGGCGGCACCGGGCTCTATATCGAAGCGGTGCTCCGGCGATACCGCATCCCCAACGTCCCGGAAGACCCGGAATTGCGGGAAGGGCTGATGCGCGCCGGCGCCGACGACCTGCTCCTGCGACTCCGGGAACTCGATCCCGCCCTGTACCGCAGCACCGACCGGAGCAGCAAAAAGCGGGTGGTGCGCGCGCTCGAGGTCGCGCTGTACGCCCGCGGGCACGAGATCGAGTGGGGCGATGAGAACCCGCCCCCGATCGAGCCCCTGGTCCTGGCCGTCCGCTGGCCCCGGCATGAACTCCGTGCCCGGATCGACCGCCGCCTCGGGGAGCGCCTCGCCGGCGGCATGATCGATGAAGTGGAGCGGATTCTGCGGAGCGGCATCCGGCGCGACCGGTTCGACCTCTTCGGCATGGAGTACCGCCACGTCGCCGCCTACCTCGACGGCACCGTTTCCCGCCGGGAGATGGAGCAGAACCTGCGCCGTGCGATCCATCAACTGGCCAAGCGCCAGGAAACCTGGTTCCGGGGGATGGAGCGCCGCGGCATTCCCCTCTACTGGATCGATCGGGCCGACGCGGCGCGGGCCGCGGACATCGTCCGGAAGTCGGGCGCACAATCATCCTGA
- a CDS encoding aldehyde:ferredoxin oxidoreductase — MKGGYTGKILRVNLTARSIGTLPTEKYEEYGGGHGMGSAIFFDLVGAELPFPAFDPRNLVIMMAHPFAGTSVPASGRCEVQGLGPMLHPVEWFAHSNFGGRFTSQLKFAGWDGIVIEGAADAPVWINIVDDRVVIESAAGIWGMDTWDAQQEISRRVVPGLRRGEWAALDHGQTTQVPAVVCCGPAGENGSRIGALLHGPGSQAALGGFGGVFGSKRLKAVSVIGTGGAPVADPRAFMDARLWFRRFQYDVDDPRRKEMTGGMFFWVNGSPAGANVTNNPYFDPKVLPLVPSRAAACASCPRGCRQRLASADSNESVCAGAAAVRLEGASPKLTRQGNDLMQKLGLGHWQFMWMQSYVHDLYQRGLLGKGKKIESDLPMDRYGTMGFLDLFMRQISDREGIGADLAEGLARAAIRWGTYDQDMKSGALNLAYWGTVDHYDPRVEAEWGFGSLMGERDLMLHNIANYPLHWTPVAFQMAGEEPYLGAEEAVRITADAMVPYQGDPFMLDYGDGPTGIYSEHKVKQVAWVKHYEKFWIGSNGFCGWMWPMCFTNNSPDGRGPTPEAEPRFFNAVTGKNLTFADGMELGRRIFTLDRAIWTLQGRHRDMEVFPEYIYEQGSKGALLPMYDDGAKKWTYATGEGRRLDRARFEQWKTKFYKFEGFGVESGRPTRATLEDLGLKKVADLLQKRDKLG, encoded by the coding sequence ATGAAAGGCGGCTACACGGGTAAGATCCTCAGGGTGAACCTGACCGCAAGGTCCATCGGCACCCTCCCCACGGAGAAGTACGAGGAATACGGCGGCGGCCACGGGATGGGGTCCGCCATCTTCTTCGACCTCGTCGGCGCGGAACTCCCCTTCCCGGCCTTCGACCCCCGCAACCTCGTCATCATGATGGCGCACCCGTTCGCCGGCACCTCGGTGCCCGCCTCGGGCCGGTGCGAGGTGCAGGGGCTCGGCCCCATGCTCCACCCGGTCGAATGGTTCGCGCACAGCAATTTCGGGGGCCGCTTCACCTCCCAGCTCAAATTCGCCGGTTGGGACGGCATCGTGATCGAAGGGGCGGCCGACGCCCCCGTCTGGATCAACATCGTCGACGACCGGGTCGTGATCGAGAGCGCCGCCGGCATCTGGGGGATGGACACCTGGGACGCGCAGCAGGAGATCTCCCGGCGCGTCGTGCCCGGTCTCAGGCGGGGTGAGTGGGCGGCGCTCGACCACGGACAGACCACCCAGGTCCCGGCCGTGGTCTGTTGCGGCCCGGCGGGGGAGAACGGGAGCCGCATCGGGGCGCTCCTGCACGGTCCCGGTTCCCAGGCCGCGCTCGGCGGCTTCGGGGGGGTCTTCGGCTCCAAGCGCCTCAAGGCCGTCAGCGTCATCGGCACCGGCGGCGCGCCCGTCGCCGACCCCCGCGCCTTCATGGACGCCCGGCTCTGGTTCCGCCGCTTCCAGTACGACGTGGACGACCCGCGGCGCAAGGAGATGACGGGGGGGATGTTCTTCTGGGTGAACGGCTCCCCCGCGGGGGCCAACGTGACCAACAACCCCTACTTCGATCCCAAGGTCCTCCCCCTGGTCCCCAGCCGCGCCGCCGCCTGCGCCTCCTGCCCCAGGGGGTGCCGCCAGCGCCTGGCGAGCGCCGACAGCAACGAGTCGGTGTGCGCCGGCGCCGCGGCCGTCCGGCTCGAGGGGGCCAGCCCCAAGCTCACCCGCCAGGGGAACGACCTGATGCAGAAACTGGGCCTCGGCCACTGGCAGTTCATGTGGATGCAGTCGTACGTCCACGATCTCTACCAGCGGGGCCTGCTGGGCAAAGGAAAAAAAATCGAGTCCGACCTGCCGATGGACCGGTACGGCACCATGGGGTTTCTGGACCTGTTCATGCGCCAGATCTCGGACCGCGAGGGGATCGGCGCCGACCTGGCCGAGGGGCTGGCGCGGGCGGCGATCCGGTGGGGCACCTACGACCAGGACATGAAGAGCGGCGCCCTGAACCTCGCCTACTGGGGGACGGTGGACCACTACGACCCCAGGGTCGAGGCCGAATGGGGCTTCGGCTCCCTCATGGGGGAGCGCGACCTGATGCTGCACAACATCGCCAACTACCCCCTTCACTGGACCCCGGTCGCCTTCCAGATGGCGGGGGAGGAGCCCTACCTCGGGGCGGAGGAGGCGGTCCGGATCACGGCCGACGCCATGGTCCCCTACCAGGGGGACCCCTTCATGCTCGACTACGGCGACGGGCCTACCGGCATATACTCCGAGCACAAGGTCAAGCAGGTCGCCTGGGTCAAGCACTACGAGAAATTCTGGATCGGCTCCAACGGCTTCTGCGGCTGGATGTGGCCCATGTGTTTCACCAACAACTCCCCCGACGGCAGGGGCCCGACGCCGGAGGCCGAACCGCGCTTCTTCAACGCCGTCACCGGAAAAAACCTCACCTTCGCCGACGGCATGGAACTGGGGCGCAGGATCTTCACCCTGGACCGCGCGATCTGGACGCTGCAGGGGCGTCACCGGGACATGGAAGTGTTCCCCGAGTACATCTACGAACAGGGCTCCAAGGGCGCGCTCCTGCCGATGTACGACGACGGCGCCAAAAAATGGACCTACGCGACCGGCGAGGGGCGCCGGCTCGACCGAGCCCGGTTCGAACAGTGGAAGACGAAGTTCTACAAGTTCGAGGGCTTCGGCGTCGAAAGCGGCCGCCCGACGCGCGCGACGCTCGAGGACCTCGGCCTCAAAAAAGTGGCCGACCTCCTGCAGAAGCGGGACAAGCTCGGTTAG
- a CDS encoding ABC transporter ATP-binding protein, with protein sequence MNIWQIIRRLFPFVRPWRGLIAASLILTTLGALAAQVNPLVLRYTVDTVERLLGEGVPARQSSSLLLFISMVLFLKELANIAVKYGQSMVGERLRVNLTGALAQHAVERILTYKYAFYTSEENATGKLQTRIDRGVESLTGFVQNIFIELLPLFANSALALVLMFQANAYVGLIAFIILPGYFLLSWRQAFMLRGVRRGLRALREAKINGLFNIIESIVVIKSFVREEYEAGKQYQLQQNLIRSQLKLRRTNYTFDALKSFVEQVGVTLVIILTAYLVLDRQMTIGAIMFHILLFNNVSAPIRQLHRIYDQMNETLTYAEGFFEILDADGAVEESGLFTAEKPRGEFVLEHVDFSYPNGTRAIRDVSMTIPAGKTVAFVGLSGAGKTTLINLLCKLYPPGGGRILLDGRDLGQFDTHALRKNIGLVLQKNHIFRGSVEENIRYGKMEATQGEVVAAAKQAYLHEQIVGLPEGYASEAQLLSGGQQQRIAIARLFLKDPPIIFLDEPTASLDAIATEQIKNSLDAIKENRTVVIISHSISQIIDSDVIHVLKEGSLVETGNHGELYARGGAYFEIFNASARSLNLDKISGTLSRLR encoded by the coding sequence ATGAACATCTGGCAGATCATCCGGCGGCTCTTCCCCTTCGTCCGGCCCTGGCGCGGGCTGATAGCGGCGTCGCTGATCCTGACCACGCTGGGAGCCCTGGCGGCCCAGGTCAATCCCCTCGTGCTCCGGTACACCGTGGACACGGTGGAGCGGCTGCTGGGGGAGGGGGTCCCCGCCCGCCAGAGCAGCTCCCTGCTCCTGTTCATCTCCATGGTGCTGTTCCTCAAGGAACTCGCCAACATCGCCGTCAAATACGGACAGAGCATGGTGGGGGAAAGGCTGCGCGTCAACCTGACCGGTGCGCTGGCGCAGCACGCCGTCGAGCGCATCCTGACCTACAAATACGCGTTCTACACCTCCGAGGAGAACGCGACGGGCAAGCTCCAGACCAGGATCGACCGGGGCGTGGAGAGCCTGACGGGCTTCGTCCAGAACATCTTCATCGAACTCCTGCCCCTGTTCGCCAACTCCGCGCTGGCCCTCGTGCTGATGTTTCAGGCCAACGCCTATGTCGGCCTGATCGCCTTCATCATCCTGCCCGGCTATTTCCTCCTCAGCTGGCGGCAGGCCTTCATGCTCCGGGGGGTCAGGCGCGGCCTGCGGGCGCTGCGCGAGGCCAAGATCAACGGGCTGTTCAACATCATCGAGTCGATCGTCGTCATCAAATCCTTCGTCAGGGAGGAATACGAGGCCGGCAAGCAGTACCAGCTGCAGCAGAACCTGATCCGGTCCCAGTTGAAACTGCGCAGGACCAACTACACCTTCGACGCCCTGAAGTCGTTCGTGGAGCAGGTGGGCGTCACCCTCGTCATCATCCTCACCGCCTACCTGGTGCTCGACCGGCAGATGACGATCGGCGCCATCATGTTTCACATCCTTCTCTTCAACAACGTCTCGGCCCCGATCCGCCAGCTGCACCGCATCTACGACCAGATGAACGAAACGCTGACCTACGCAGAGGGCTTCTTCGAAATCCTCGACGCCGACGGCGCGGTGGAGGAGAGCGGCCTGTTCACGGCGGAAAAGCCGCGCGGCGAATTCGTCCTCGAACACGTCGACTTCAGCTATCCCAACGGCACGAGGGCCATCCGGGACGTCAGCATGACCATTCCCGCGGGAAAGACCGTCGCTTTCGTCGGCCTCTCCGGGGCGGGCAAAACCACGCTCATCAACCTGCTCTGCAAGCTATACCCCCCGGGCGGGGGGCGGATCCTGCTCGACGGGCGGGACCTCGGGCAGTTCGACACCCACGCGCTGAGGAAGAACATCGGCCTGGTGCTGCAGAAGAACCACATCTTCAGGGGGTCCGTCGAAGAAAACATCCGCTACGGCAAAATGGAGGCCACGCAGGGCGAGGTCGTGGCCGCCGCGAAGCAGGCCTACCTGCACGAACAGATCGTCGGGCTGCCGGAGGGGTACGCCAGCGAGGCGCAACTGCTCTCTGGAGGGCAGCAGCAGCGGATCGCCATCGCGAGGCTGTTCCTCAAGGACCCCCCGATCATCTTCCTCGACGAGCCCACGGCCAGCCTGGACGCCATCGCGACGGAGCAGATCAAGAACAGCCTGGACGCCATCAAGGAGAACCGGACGGTCGTGATCATCTCCCACAGCATTTCACAGATCATCGATTCGGACGTGATCCATGTCCTGAAGGAAGGGAGCCTGGTGGAAACGGGCAATCACGGGGAGCTGTACGCGAGAGGGGGAGCCTATTTCGAGATCTTCAACGCCTCCGCCCGCAGCCTCAACCTCGACAAGATCTCCGGCACCCTGAGCCGCCTCCGGTAA
- a CDS encoding glycosyl hydrolase: protein MKRIFALAALTLLLAGLGFPSSRTSALLRYDRQIDDLLGKMTLEEKVNMLHAKHMFVSAGVERLGIADLKYADGPFGVREEMEPDSWTPLGWQNDQATFFPTGSALAATWSPELAYAYGAALGREARLRGKDMILAPAINIQRIPTGGRTFEYLSEDPFLSARLAVGYTRGVQDNGVAVCLKHFALNNQENNRSTVDVIVGERALREIYLPPFRAAVEEADAWGVMAAYNKVGGKWCAENDRLLNRILRDEWGFAGLVVSDWGGTHSTVDAIRSGLNVEMPGKQFFGKALLDAVARGEVSEGLVDRRVREVLRVRLAVKPVPDSEANRAVTSQPAQQKVAYDVAARSIVLLKNDGVLPLELKNRPLIAVIGANATQAMATGGLGAGVKALYEVTPLEGLKNRVGERARIVHARGYEPVEYAGFGGFRKKAPAELEKEAREKELRAEALALEAIEAASGADIVLFVGGNNRAVETEGSDRRDIFLPSGQDRLIGRIAAVNPNIVTVLTSGGPNDLGVVNRVSKALVLSWFNGSEGGNALADVLLGTISPSGRLPFTLPVKLEDSPAYALGNYPQGGPGSDVFARLVAKAEAAPAAEAREKPARDPNAAHYSEESLVGYRWFDTRKIPVMYPFGHGLTYASFEYAGLETDRKSYGKNDVISVTLDLKNTGETTADEVVQLYVHRVDPSVEWPEKELKAFARTTLRAGESRKIGMEVPVSNLRYWNESTRSWDDDPCMIELRVGPSAGDIRLKKRVTLR from the coding sequence ATGAAAAGGATATTCGCACTGGCGGCCCTCACGCTCCTGCTGGCGGGGCTGGGCTTCCCCTCGTCGCGCACCTCCGCGCTGCTTCGGTACGACCGGCAGATCGACGACCTCCTTGGCAAAATGACGCTCGAGGAAAAGGTGAACATGCTTCACGCCAAGCACATGTTCGTCTCCGCCGGGGTGGAGCGGCTCGGGATCGCCGACCTGAAATACGCCGACGGGCCCTTCGGGGTGCGCGAGGAGATGGAGCCCGACAGCTGGACGCCGCTGGGGTGGCAAAACGACCAGGCCACCTTCTTCCCGACCGGTTCTGCCCTGGCCGCCACCTGGAGCCCCGAGCTGGCCTACGCCTACGGCGCCGCGCTCGGGCGGGAGGCCCGGTTGCGGGGAAAGGACATGATCCTGGCCCCGGCCATCAACATCCAGCGGATCCCCACCGGCGGGAGGACGTTCGAATACCTGAGCGAGGACCCCTTCCTGAGCGCCCGGCTGGCGGTCGGCTATACCCGGGGGGTCCAGGACAACGGGGTGGCCGTCTGCCTGAAGCATTTCGCCCTCAACAACCAGGAGAACAACCGCAGCACGGTCGACGTGATCGTGGGGGAACGCGCCCTGCGCGAGATCTACCTCCCCCCCTTCCGGGCGGCGGTCGAGGAAGCGGACGCCTGGGGGGTCATGGCGGCCTACAACAAGGTCGGGGGGAAATGGTGCGCGGAAAACGATCGGCTCCTCAACCGGATCCTGCGCGACGAGTGGGGTTTCGCCGGCCTGGTCGTCTCCGACTGGGGGGGGACGCACAGCACGGTCGACGCGATCCGGAGCGGCCTGAACGTCGAAATGCCGGGGAAGCAGTTTTTCGGGAAGGCGCTGCTCGACGCGGTAGCCCGTGGGGAAGTCTCCGAGGGGCTCGTCGACCGGCGGGTGCGCGAGGTGCTGCGCGTGAGACTGGCCGTCAAGCCGGTCCCCGACTCCGAGGCGAACCGGGCGGTGACGTCCCAGCCGGCGCAGCAGAAAGTCGCCTACGACGTGGCGGCCAGATCGATCGTGCTGCTGAAAAACGACGGGGTGCTCCCGCTCGAGCTGAAGAACCGGCCGCTCATCGCGGTCATCGGCGCCAACGCCACCCAGGCCATGGCCACGGGGGGCCTGGGCGCGGGGGTAAAGGCCCTGTACGAGGTGACGCCGCTCGAGGGGCTCAAAAACCGGGTCGGCGAAAGGGCGAGGATCGTGCACGCCCGCGGGTACGAGCCGGTCGAGTATGCGGGTTTCGGCGGGTTCAGGAAAAAGGCCCCGGCGGAGTTGGAAAAGGAGGCGCGCGAAAAGGAGCTGCGCGCCGAAGCCCTGGCGCTCGAGGCGATCGAGGCCGCCTCCGGGGCCGACATCGTCCTCTTTGTCGGCGGGAACAACCGCGCCGTCGAAACCGAAGGGAGCGACCGCCGGGACATCTTCCTCCCCTCGGGGCAGGACCGGTTGATCGGCCGGATCGCCGCGGTGAACCCCAACATCGTCACCGTGCTGACGAGCGGCGGCCCCAACGACCTGGGCGTGGTGAACCGGGTATCGAAGGCCCTCGTCCTCTCCTGGTTCAACGGATCGGAGGGGGGGAACGCCCTGGCCGACGTGCTGCTGGGGACGATCTCCCCCTCGGGCCGGCTACCCTTCACCCTCCCGGTGAAGCTCGAAGACTCCCCCGCCTACGCCCTGGGCAACTATCCCCAGGGGGGCCCGGGCTCCGACGTGTTCGCGCGCCTGGTGGCCAAAGCGGAAGCGGCGCCGGCCGCAGAGGCGCGCGAGAAACCCGCAAGGGACCCGAATGCGGCGCATTATTCCGAGGAGTCGCTGGTCGGATACCGCTGGTTCGACACCCGGAAGATCCCGGTAATGTACCCCTTCGGGCACGGCCTCACCTACGCCTCTTTCGAGTACGCCGGTCTCGAGACCGACCGGAAGAGCTACGGCAAAAACGACGTCATTTCCGTGACACTCGATCTGAAAAACACGGGGGAAACGACGGCGGACGAGGTGGTCCAGCTCTACGTTCACCGCGTCGATCCGTCGGTCGAGTGGCCGGAGAAGGAACTCAAGGCCTTTGCGAGAACCACCCTCCGCGCGGGCGAGAGCAGAAAGATAGGAATGGAAGTCCCGGTCTCGAACCTCCGCTACTGGAACGAAAGCACCCGGTCCTGGGACGACGACCCGTGCATGATCGAACTGCGTGTCGGCCCCTCGGCGGGCGACATCCGGCTGAAAAAACGGGTCACGCTCCGGTAG
- a CDS encoding MFS transporter, producing the protein MKATKQRPPLWTLGFLNVCIANFLMACSFNLLMPSIPLYITEQLGVPQTQTGIVLASYALAVFFIRPFSGFLVDLYSRKSILLVSFVCYVAIFTGYFFATTVLFFVIIRFFHGLAWGGSTVSSSTLAIDVVPTERRAEGIGYYGTFMNVAMAVGPFIAIHIYQTAGFQTLLGYAMGMGVLGIVAVLLIKAPARPRVAREKISLDRFFLLPAWPIFLNQLLLCFAWGTIGAFVAQYGKRIEIPNAGIFFLFWAGGIMVSRIFSGRLVDRGHIHLVNAVAMAIVAVAFLVFASFHNIYAFCLSGLSIGVGFGMMFPALQTLYINMGEHSQRGTANSTYLVGFDLGLSLGMLAGGYISGTWSFEAMYRTASTLCALSIPVYWTVSRPRFERMRLR; encoded by the coding sequence ATGAAAGCCACGAAACAACGACCCCCGTTATGGACCCTGGGCTTCCTGAACGTCTGCATCGCCAATTTCCTGATGGCGTGCTCGTTCAACCTGCTGATGCCGTCCATTCCGCTCTACATCACCGAGCAGCTGGGGGTGCCGCAGACGCAGACGGGGATCGTGCTGGCCTCCTACGCCCTGGCCGTTTTCTTCATCCGCCCCTTTTCCGGGTTCCTGGTCGACCTCTATTCGCGCAAGAGCATCCTGCTCGTCAGCTTCGTCTGCTACGTGGCGATCTTCACCGGGTACTTCTTCGCCACCACGGTCCTCTTCTTCGTGATCATCCGCTTTTTTCACGGCCTCGCCTGGGGCGGTTCCACGGTCTCCTCGAGCACCCTGGCGATCGACGTCGTCCCCACCGAACGGCGCGCCGAGGGGATCGGCTATTACGGCACCTTCATGAACGTGGCGATGGCGGTGGGGCCCTTCATCGCCATCCACATCTACCAGACGGCGGGGTTCCAGACCCTGCTCGGGTACGCCATGGGGATGGGGGTTCTGGGGATCGTCGCCGTTCTGCTGATCAAGGCCCCGGCGCGGCCCAGGGTGGCCAGGGAGAAGATTTCGCTCGACCGCTTCTTCCTGCTTCCTGCCTGGCCCATCTTCCTGAACCAGCTCCTCCTCTGCTTCGCCTGGGGCACCATCGGCGCCTTCGTCGCCCAGTACGGCAAGAGGATCGAGATCCCGAACGCGGGGATTTTCTTCCTCTTCTGGGCGGGCGGCATCATGGTGTCCCGCATCTTCTCCGGGCGCCTGGTGGACAGGGGGCACATCCACCTGGTGAACGCGGTGGCGATGGCCATCGTCGCGGTCGCCTTCCTCGTTTTCGCCTCCTTTCACAACATCTACGCCTTCTGCCTGTCGGGGCTCTCGATCGGTGTCGGCTTCGGGATGATGTTCCCGGCGCTGCAGACGCTCTACATCAACATGGGAGAGCACAGCCAGCGCGGGACGGCCAACTCCACCTACCTGGTCGGGTTCGACCTGGGGCTGTCGCTCGGGATGCTGGCCGGCGGCTACATCTCGGGCACCTGGTCCTTCGAGGCGATGTATCGGACCGCTTCCACGCTGTGCGCCCTGAGCATCCCCGTCTACTGGACCGTCTCCCGCCCGCGCTTCGAGAGGATGCGGTTGCGCTGA